A single Deinococcus betulae DNA region contains:
- a CDS encoding dihydrofolate reductase family protein, which yields MTKPLRVTVFLGLSLDGYIAGDDHGLDWLNLVQTMPPEDTGYAELMASVDALVIGRSTYDVVASFPEWPYAGKRVLVLTHRPLDARQGVEACQGELTQVLDRLAHEGHEHIYLDGGDVVRQGLRAGVVTDLTLSWVPVILGSGIALFERGLPQRAWHLSRSRAFPSGLVQATYTPRP from the coding sequence ATGACGAAGCCTCTGCGCGTGACAGTTTTTCTGGGCCTCAGCCTGGATGGGTACATTGCGGGTGACGATCACGGGCTGGACTGGCTCAATCTGGTGCAGACCATGCCCCCGGAGGACACGGGCTACGCCGAGCTGATGGCGTCTGTTGACGCGCTGGTCATCGGCCGCTCGACCTACGATGTGGTGGCCTCGTTTCCAGAGTGGCCTTACGCGGGCAAGCGAGTGCTGGTGCTCACGCACCGGCCACTTGACGCGCGGCAGGGTGTAGAGGCGTGCCAGGGGGAACTGACGCAGGTACTGGACAGGTTGGCCCACGAAGGCCACGAACACATCTACCTTGACGGCGGTGATGTGGTGCGGCAGGGGCTCCGGGCAGGGGTGGTCACGGACCTGACGCTGTCCTGGGTGCCTGTCATCCTTGGCTCGGGGATTGCCCTCTTTGAGCGTGGCCTGCCGCAGCGGGCGTGGCACTTGAGCCGAAGTCGCGCTTTTCCGAGTGGCCTGGTGCAGGCCACCTACACCCCGAGGCCGTGA
- a CDS encoding TetR/AcrR family transcriptional regulator, with translation MTVPLPPRRRGRPARGAGLTEDTVLTAALTLLERDRAAFSMRALARTLQVDVMSLYHYFPTKEALLDAAVLTAFAPLEEADPFLEGEPTCAGRLERLAALYLGVVQRYPGLTLEIAAGRVPAAPVVARFDALFAQAVRPLSLTAEETQSAGQMLVDYLHGFMLGGPAAGEAWRFAVRVFAQGLRHWPPDATQDH, from the coding sequence ATGACTGTCCCTCTTCCCCCCCGGCGCCGGGGACGACCTGCTCGTGGTGCCGGGCTGACCGAAGACACCGTGCTCACTGCCGCCCTGACTCTACTGGAAAGAGACCGCGCCGCCTTCTCCATGCGCGCCCTTGCCCGCACGCTTCAGGTGGATGTGATGTCGCTCTATCACTACTTTCCAACCAAGGAGGCTCTACTTGATGCCGCCGTTCTCACTGCCTTCGCGCCCCTGGAGGAGGCTGACCCCTTCCTTGAGGGAGAGCCCACCTGTGCTGGGCGGCTGGAGCGCCTGGCCGCGCTGTATCTCGGTGTGGTGCAGCGCTATCCGGGCCTCACGCTGGAGATTGCGGCTGGCCGCGTGCCTGCGGCGCCTGTCGTCGCGCGCTTTGATGCTCTATTCGCGCAGGCGGTCAGGCCTCTTTCCCTGACCGCTGAGGAGACGCAAAGTGCTGGCCAGATGCTCGTGGACTACCTGCACGGCTTTATGCTGGGTGGTCCGGCGGCTGGAGAGGCTTGGCGGTTCGCCGTGCGCGTCTTTGCACAGGGCCTGCGCCACTGGCCGCCGGACGCGACTCAGGACCACTGA
- a CDS encoding sensor histidine kinase, whose amino-acid sequence MSTSASSLPHPATGFGQASLRTLRAQFTLVIFLLAFLPNVVLTFTARPNVAPLTLLAWMVTVGALCAAVGYLLSGTLLRPLSRLQAQVEDGAFQAAHADDPTEIRALRGAFTGLLSSLGTEQARRNAFMATLVHDLKTPLIATGHLTKILTTMPLPEPERRMMGEQMQAETARLLALVQQMADAHRFEQEDVQVQLISTDLGALLNDVALRAAPQAEAQGLTLSVQGEGHAQTDPAVLERAVMNLTTNALRYARSGVTLSVSADGLHVTDDGPGLAAPLDELAQPFNAQPTTIAGQQYTAGTAGLGLFIARRIAQAHGGDLHYSRLPPPDASSGLPPSEAPAGADACLPALTRFTLSLPEVSP is encoded by the coding sequence ATGTCCACGTCTGCCTCCAGCCTGCCCCACCCGGCCACCGGGTTTGGTCAGGCCAGTTTGCGGACGCTGCGCGCCCAGTTCACCCTGGTGATCTTTTTGCTGGCCTTTTTGCCTAACGTGGTGCTGACCTTCACGGCCCGGCCCAACGTGGCGCCGCTGACCCTGCTGGCCTGGATGGTCACGGTGGGGGCGCTGTGCGCGGCGGTTGGCTACCTGCTCAGCGGCACCCTGCTGCGGCCCCTCAGCCGCCTTCAGGCCCAGGTCGAGGACGGCGCCTTTCAGGCCGCCCACGCCGATGATCCGACGGAGATTCGCGCGCTGAGGGGCGCCTTTACCGGTCTGCTCTCCAGTCTCGGCACCGAGCAGGCGCGGCGTAACGCCTTCATGGCCACGCTGGTGCATGACCTGAAAACGCCGCTGATCGCCACCGGCCACCTGACCAAGATCCTGACCACCATGCCGCTGCCCGAACCAGAGCGCCGCATGATGGGCGAGCAGATGCAGGCCGAAACCGCCCGGCTGCTGGCGCTGGTGCAGCAGATGGCCGACGCCCACCGCTTTGAGCAGGAAGACGTGCAGGTGCAGCTGATCTCCACCGATCTGGGCGCCTTACTGAACGATGTGGCCCTGCGCGCCGCCCCTCAGGCGGAGGCCCAGGGGCTGACCCTGAGCGTTCAGGGCGAGGGGCACGCCCAGACCGATCCGGCGGTGCTGGAACGCGCCGTCATGAACCTCACCACCAACGCCCTGCGTTACGCCCGCAGCGGCGTGACTCTCAGCGTGTCCGCAGATGGCCTGCACGTGACCGACGATGGCCCCGGCCTGGCCGCGCCCCTGGACGAGCTGGCCCAGCCGTTTAACGCCCAGCCCACCACGATTGCTGGGCAGCAGTACACCGCCGGCACCGCTGGTCTGGGCCTCTTCATCGCCCGCCGCATCGCCCAGGCCCACGGCGGCGACCTGCACTACAGCCGCCTGCCCCCCCCTGACGCTTCCTCCGGCCTCCCCCCTTCCGAAGCCCCTGCCGGTGCCGACGCCTGCCTGCCCGCCCTGACCCGCTTCACGCTCTCCCTGCCGGAGGTTTCCCCATGA
- a CDS encoding response regulator transcription factor, whose amino-acid sequence MRLVIADDHPLFRMGLKYALIHQGFDVVAEASDGLAALEACRALQPDAALLDVKMPGMTGIEVCERLRQTNPRLVSVLITTFAEPAIVQAARAAGARGYVSKETDPESLARQLRDIVANPDVDRLPHVDVPRLTPRESEVLPLLAQGYSNKEIAKNLGVSPDTVKDHLARLYAKLDAGDRTEAVSRARSIGLLH is encoded by the coding sequence ATGAGACTAGTCATTGCCGACGACCACCCCCTCTTTCGTATGGGCCTCAAGTACGCCCTGATTCACCAGGGCTTTGACGTGGTGGCCGAGGCCAGTGACGGCCTGGCCGCGCTGGAGGCCTGCCGCGCCCTGCAACCCGACGCCGCGCTGCTGGACGTGAAGATGCCCGGCATGACCGGCATTGAGGTCTGCGAGCGCCTGCGCCAGACCAACCCCCGGCTGGTCAGTGTCCTGATCACCACCTTTGCCGAACCCGCCATCGTGCAGGCCGCCCGCGCGGCGGGGGCACGCGGCTACGTGAGCAAGGAAACCGACCCCGAAAGCCTGGCCCGGCAACTGCGCGACATCGTGGCCAACCCAGATGTGGACCGCCTGCCTCATGTGGACGTGCCCCGCCTGACTCCGCGCGAATCCGAGGTGCTGCCGCTGCTTGCACAGGGCTACAGCAACAAGGAGATCGCCAAGAACCTGGGGGTCTCGCCCGATACCGTCAAAGACCACCTGGCCCGGCTGTACGCCAAGCTGGACGCGGGTGACCGCACCGAGGCGGTCAGCCGCGCCCGTTCTATCGGCCTGCTGCACTGA
- a CDS encoding pyridoxal phosphate-dependent aminotransferase produces MSGPVSASPFTLSARAQSLKPSATVAVTSRALELRRQGVDVISMSVGEPDFDTPPHIKAAAIQAIESGKTKYTAVNGIPELREAISAKFERENGLRYAPNAVTVTSGGKQALFNAFFALLNPGDEVLIPTPYWVSYPEMVALTGAVPVPVPTTAESGFQLNPDDLAAHITPRTRMIVLNSPGNPTGAVFPPEVLQSIAELAWQRGLTIVSDEMYEHLVYGAQQVSIGTYAPEHTLTINGASKAYAMTGWRIGYAGGPAAVIAAMNAIQSQSTSNASSVSQYAALAALTQHEATARFIEEARRAYQVRRDHIVAGLNALGLTTPTPQGAFYVMADTSRIHPDELEAARRILDEARVAVVPGTDFGAPGQVRLSYALGLDTIEEVLRRLGQLLA; encoded by the coding sequence ATGAGCGGCCCTGTTTCTGCCTCCCCTTTTACCCTCTCGGCCCGCGCCCAGAGCCTCAAGCCCTCGGCCACGGTGGCGGTGACCAGCCGCGCCCTGGAACTCAGGCGGCAGGGCGTGGACGTGATTTCCATGAGCGTGGGCGAGCCGGACTTCGACACGCCGCCGCACATCAAGGCCGCCGCCATTCAGGCCATCGAAAGCGGGAAGACGAAATACACCGCTGTGAACGGCATTCCCGAACTGCGCGAGGCCATCAGCGCCAAGTTTGAGCGGGAAAACGGCCTCCGCTACGCCCCGAACGCGGTCACGGTCACCAGCGGCGGAAAACAGGCCCTCTTCAATGCCTTCTTCGCGCTGCTCAATCCTGGCGACGAGGTGCTGATTCCCACCCCCTACTGGGTCAGCTACCCCGAGATGGTCGCCCTGACAGGAGCGGTGCCGGTGCCGGTGCCCACCACCGCCGAAAGCGGCTTTCAACTGAACCCCGACGACCTCGCCGCCCACATCACGCCGCGCACCCGCATGATCGTGCTGAACAGTCCGGGCAACCCCACAGGCGCGGTGTTTCCGCCTGAAGTGCTGCAGTCCATTGCCGAGTTGGCCTGGCAGCGCGGCCTGACCATCGTGTCCGACGAGATGTACGAGCATCTGGTCTACGGCGCCCAGCAGGTCAGCATCGGCACCTATGCCCCGGAGCACACCCTGACCATCAATGGGGCCAGCAAGGCGTATGCCATGACCGGCTGGCGCATTGGCTACGCCGGCGGGCCGGCCGCCGTGATTGCCGCCATGAACGCCATACAGTCGCAGAGCACCAGCAATGCCAGCAGTGTCAGCCAGTACGCGGCGCTGGCGGCACTGACGCAGCACGAGGCCACGGCGCGGTTTATCGAGGAGGCCCGGCGTGCCTATCAGGTCCGGCGCGACCACATCGTGGCGGGTCTGAACGCGCTGGGGCTCACGACGCCGACCCCGCAGGGCGCGTTTTATGTCATGGCCGACACCAGCCGAATTCACCCTGACGAACTGGAGGCTGCGCGCCGCATCCTAGATGAAGCGCGGGTGGCCGTCGTGCCCGGCACCGATTTTGGGGCACCCGGCCAGGTGCGCCTGAGTTACGCGCTGGGCTTGGACACCATTGAGGAGGTCTTGCGCCGCCTGGGCCAGTTGCTGGCGTGA
- a CDS encoding WD40 repeat domain-containing protein, which yields MPLVKSVACAAVLWLSGTASALLSGVPLPDGGWAGWRCLQPDEAPACRVPVFVRLDAAGRVKRQAQVPESRSLGPVLRHPDGRTLYLGGSTLVALDANTLKARWHVQLSAAAWTLEPLALSPNGQHLAVAGRNGAVRLLSAQSGRWVNILQHPFYRDQKDGSGDFFATPTALAFSPDGRTLAIGSRGGGVRLRSLATGQERQLSGGCTAAKTAAHLGPVRACCSQVRARWSAPPTTSS from the coding sequence ATGCCTCTGGTCAAAAGCGTTGCGTGCGCCGCTGTGCTGTGGCTCTCCGGCACAGCCTCGGCACTCCTATCCGGCGTGCCTTTACCTGACGGCGGGTGGGCAGGCTGGCGGTGCCTGCAACCAGACGAAGCCCCTGCCTGCCGCGTACCCGTGTTCGTGCGCCTGGACGCGGCGGGGCGGGTGAAGCGCCAGGCGCAGGTGCCCGAAAGTCGCAGCCTTGGCCCGGTGTTGCGGCACCCTGATGGCCGCACCCTGTACCTGGGCGGCTCAACCCTCGTGGCTCTGGATGCCAACACGCTGAAGGCGCGCTGGCATGTCCAGCTGTCCGCCGCCGCCTGGACCCTGGAACCCCTGGCCCTCTCGCCGAATGGTCAGCATCTGGCTGTGGCAGGTCGAAACGGCGCCGTGCGGCTGCTGAGCGCCCAGAGCGGGCGGTGGGTCAACATCCTCCAGCATCCGTTCTACAGAGACCAGAAGGACGGCTCCGGCGATTTTTTTGCCACGCCCACCGCCCTGGCCTTTTCGCCTGATGGCCGCACCCTCGCCATTGGCTCGCGGGGTGGTGGGGTGCGGCTGCGCTCGCTGGCCACCGGGCAGGAGCGCCAGCTCTCGGGAGGCTGCACGGCGGCGAAGACCGCAGCACACCTGGGGCCAGTGAGGGCCTGCTGTTCACAGGTGCGGGCACGCTGGTCAGCACCGCCAACGACGAGCAGCTGA
- a CDS encoding AIM24 family protein has protein sequence MTNMHPGGDGTYSLRDFLAQTAERDNPGDVFELESSKMLEVKVNGRIWSKLGAMVAYKGNLSFKREGTLEGGLMKALKRAVSQEMSPLAKIEGRGVAYLADQGKEVQILRLQGDSLNVNGNDLLAFEDSVQYDITMQRRIAGMAAGGLFSVRVQGHGMVAILSHGKPLTLRVTHQEPIFTDPNATIAWSGNLQPQLRMDASLRSMFGRGGGETYQMVFQGDGFVVVQPYEEFEQGLGGGSGHSSGGVGGAIGDLFD, from the coding sequence ATGACCAACATGCATCCGGGCGGCGACGGCACCTACAGCCTCCGTGACTTTCTGGCCCAGACCGCCGAGCGGGACAACCCCGGCGACGTCTTTGAACTGGAATCCAGCAAGATGCTGGAGGTCAAGGTCAATGGCCGTATCTGGAGCAAGCTGGGGGCCATGGTGGCCTACAAGGGCAACCTCAGCTTCAAGCGCGAGGGCACCCTGGAAGGCGGCCTGATGAAAGCCCTCAAGCGCGCCGTCTCGCAGGAGATGAGCCCCCTGGCTAAAATCGAGGGCCGGGGCGTGGCCTACCTGGCCGACCAGGGCAAGGAGGTGCAGATTCTGCGCCTGCAAGGGGACAGCCTGAACGTCAACGGCAACGACCTGCTGGCTTTTGAAGACAGCGTGCAGTACGACATCACCATGCAGCGCCGCATTGCAGGCATGGCGGCGGGCGGCCTCTTTAGCGTGCGCGTGCAGGGGCACGGCATGGTGGCCATCCTCTCGCACGGCAAGCCGCTGACCCTGCGCGTGACCCACCAGGAACCGATTTTTACTGACCCCAACGCCACGATTGCCTGGAGCGGCAACCTGCAGCCCCAGCTGCGGATGGACGCCAGTCTGCGCAGCATGTTTGGCCGGGGCGGCGGCGAGACCTACCAGATGGTCTTTCAGGGCGACGGCTTCGTGGTCGTGCAGCCCTATGAAGAGTTCGAGCAGGGCCTGGGCGGCGGCAGCGGCCACAGCAGCGGCGGCGTGGGCGGCGCCATTGGGGACCTGTTCGACTGA
- the murG gene encoding undecaprenyldiphospho-muramoylpentapeptide beta-N-acetylglucosaminyltransferase has protein sequence MSLVVLATGGTGGHIYPAVATARDLAARGHETLLLGQRGGMEERVAAEQGLAFEGVDAGKLARSGQGRPDPRELLRAGQGVLQARRVLARLRPSAVVGFGGFASLPGVLAAQSLGLPTVLHEQNARLGLTQRLAVGRARAVGTVYERVLGLDPARATLVGMPVREERLPRAEALSRLGLQDGPLTLFIMGGSQGSLFLNNSVPDTLQNILGQEGLLPEDTGGGLVNLDFTGQRGRAVQVLHSTGPRWLSEVGPRVRGLDWYKAAGYVDAVAAWSVADLAITRAGTSTLAEAAFHGVPLVMVPLPESSENHQYHNALAVQTAGAGRVVEQKSVPETLGQAVLECASAGTRASMSGAARQRAQPGAAGQFASLIERHLR, from the coding sequence ATGAGCTTGGTTGTACTGGCAACGGGAGGCACCGGGGGACACATCTATCCGGCGGTGGCCACGGCGCGCGACCTGGCGGCGCGCGGGCACGAGACGCTGCTGCTGGGCCAGCGCGGCGGCATGGAAGAGCGGGTGGCCGCCGAACAGGGGCTGGCCTTTGAAGGCGTGGACGCCGGCAAACTGGCGCGCAGCGGGCAGGGCCGTCCCGACCCCCGTGAACTGCTGCGCGCCGGGCAGGGGGTCTTGCAGGCCAGGCGGGTGCTGGCCCGGCTGCGGCCCAGCGCGGTGGTGGGGTTTGGCGGTTTTGCCAGCCTGCCCGGCGTGCTGGCCGCTCAGAGTCTGGGGCTCCCCACCGTGCTGCATGAGCAGAACGCCCGGCTGGGCCTGACCCAGCGCCTCGCCGTGGGCCGCGCCCGCGCGGTGGGCACCGTGTACGAGCGCGTGCTGGGCCTGGACCCTGCCCGCGCCACCCTGGTCGGCATGCCAGTGCGCGAAGAGCGTCTGCCCCGCGCCGAGGCCCTTTCGCGCCTGGGGCTGCAAGACGGCCCCCTGACCCTGTTCATCATGGGCGGGTCGCAGGGGTCGCTGTTCTTAAACAACAGCGTGCCGGACACCCTGCAGAACATCCTGGGACAGGAGGGACTGCTGCCCGAAGACACGGGGGGCGGCCTGGTCAACCTGGACTTTACTGGCCAGAGAGGACGCGCCGTGCAGGTGCTGCATTCCACCGGGCCGCGCTGGCTCTCGGAGGTCGGGCCGCGTGTCCGGGGCCTGGACTGGTACAAGGCCGCTGGCTACGTGGACGCTGTGGCCGCGTGGTCGGTGGCCGACCTGGCCATTACCCGCGCGGGCACCAGCACGCTGGCCGAGGCCGCCTTTCATGGGGTACCGCTGGTCATGGTGCCGCTGCCCGAGTCCTCGGAAAACCACCAGTACCACAACGCCCTGGCGGTGCAGACGGCCGGAGCCGGGCGCGTGGTCGAGCAAAAGAGCGTGCCAGAAACCCTGGGACAGGCGGTGTTAGAGTGTGCCTCAGCGGGGACGCGCGCCTCCATGAGTGGAGCGGCCCGCCAGCGTGCCCAGCCGGGCGCAGCGGGGCAGTTTGCGTCCCTGATCGAACGGCACCTGCGTTAA
- the murC gene encoding UDP-N-acetylmuramate--L-alanine ligase, producing the protein MGIGGIGMSAFARLLAAQGHRVSGCDEAVTDLTARLGAEGVPVAAGHAAAHITDAPYGPVDILVASEAVPKTHPELLAARAAGVAVRPRMALLDDLLRTGPSVGVIGTHGKTTTTSMIAVALTGAGLDPSAFVGGIVPEFGSNARLGRGPFVAEVDESDKGFAALGAGTAVFTNAEDDHVGGSQATYWETVEEQHAAFARFVAQSGRVLLCADWPGLDALCSGAREQLSYGQAEGADYRAEGLQPDAEGTSFAVVYRGQTLVNARVALPGTHNVLNALAALAVVHLHGGDLALAAAALADFRGPGRRWQRIGELNGALVIDDYAHNATKVAAAVQAARQTGRRVRVVFQPHRYLRTQQSWPRLADALMDADEVLLLDIAAASEAPIPGIHATLISGRMADNGHAGVRYLPDRAEVLRVLRETASHEDVIVTMGAGDVWTLARDLVGGAV; encoded by the coding sequence ATGGGCATCGGCGGCATCGGCATGAGTGCCTTTGCCCGCCTGCTCGCGGCGCAGGGCCACCGGGTCAGCGGCTGCGACGAGGCCGTCACCGATCTGACAGCCCGGCTGGGCGCCGAGGGCGTGCCGGTCGCGGCCGGACACGCCGCCGCCCATATCACGGACGCCCCTTACGGTCCCGTGGACATCCTGGTGGCCTCGGAAGCCGTGCCCAAAACCCACCCGGAACTGCTGGCCGCGCGCGCCGCTGGCGTGGCAGTGCGCCCGCGCATGGCGCTGCTGGACGACCTGCTGCGCACCGGGCCCAGTGTGGGGGTGATCGGCACACACGGCAAGACCACCACGACCAGCATGATCGCCGTGGCCCTGACTGGGGCCGGCCTGGACCCCTCTGCGTTCGTGGGCGGCATCGTGCCGGAGTTCGGCAGCAACGCCCGGCTGGGGCGCGGCCCGTTCGTGGCCGAGGTGGACGAGTCCGATAAGGGCTTTGCCGCGCTGGGCGCAGGCACCGCCGTGTTTACCAACGCCGAGGACGACCATGTGGGCGGCTCCCAGGCGACCTACTGGGAAACTGTAGAAGAGCAGCACGCGGCCTTTGCGCGCTTTGTGGCGCAGTCGGGCCGCGTGCTGCTGTGCGCCGACTGGCCAGGTCTGGACGCCCTGTGCAGCGGTGCCCGCGAGCAGCTCAGTTACGGCCAGGCCGAGGGCGCCGACTACCGCGCCGAAGGGCTGCAACCCGACGCCGAGGGCACCAGTTTTGCGGTGGTCTACCGGGGGCAGACGCTGGTAAACGCGCGCGTGGCCCTGCCCGGCACCCACAACGTCCTGAACGCGCTGGCTGCGCTGGCGGTCGTGCATCTGCACGGCGGCGACCTGGCGCTGGCGGCCGCCGCGCTGGCTGACTTCCGGGGGCCGGGGCGGCGCTGGCAGCGCATCGGCGAACTGAACGGCGCCCTGGTGATTGATGACTACGCCCACAACGCCACCAAGGTCGCCGCCGCCGTGCAGGCCGCGCGGCAGACCGGGCGGCGGGTGCGGGTGGTCTTTCAGCCGCACCGTTACCTGCGCACCCAGCAGTCCTGGCCCCGCCTGGCCGACGCCCTGATGGACGCCGACGAGGTACTGCTGCTGGATATTGCCGCCGCCAGTGAGGCGCCCATTCCCGGTATTCACGCCACCCTGATTTCTGGGCGAATGGCCGACAACGGCCACGCGGGCGTGCGCTACCTGCCTGACCGCGCCGAGGTGCTGCGCGTGCTGCGCGAGACGGCCAGCCATGAAGACGTGATCGTCACGATGGGCGCGGGGGATGTCTGGACCCTGGCGCGCGACCTCGTGGGCGGCGCGGTGTGA
- a CDS encoding UDP-N-acetylmuramate dehydrogenase, whose product MTAAVSRSGTRVERLPLSRFTTLGVGGEAEVWFVTSHEALAEAMERPYRILGGGSNLVIADAGVPERVLRLSGPLAERDLTPDPLLSTSARVVTGWVGGGVPLPGLVRQLQKLGLSGLEGTVGIPAQVGGAVWMNAGTRYGEMFDGLHTIELVTPEGTRQVTPDDLPWGYRQSGIPRNHVVSRVRLALTVSTPDAVLAKMDHADQARKGQPKMKTPGCAFKNPGGVSAGQLIDEAGLKGTRIGNALIAPEHANFIVNLGGATAADVHALLDTVRARVKVPLELEYELWSGQAEP is encoded by the coding sequence GTGACCGCCGCAGTCAGCCGCAGCGGCACGCGGGTTGAGAGGCTACCGCTCTCGCGGTTTACCACCCTGGGCGTGGGCGGCGAGGCCGAGGTCTGGTTCGTGACCTCTCATGAGGCCCTGGCCGAGGCCATGGAGCGCCCCTACCGGATTCTGGGCGGCGGCAGCAATCTGGTCATCGCGGACGCCGGGGTGCCCGAGCGCGTGCTGCGTTTATCCGGCCCCCTGGCTGAACGTGACCTGACGCCCGACCCCTTGCTCAGCACCTCAGCGCGCGTCGTCACCGGCTGGGTGGGCGGCGGCGTCCCCCTGCCGGGCCTGGTGCGGCAGTTGCAGAAACTGGGCCTGAGCGGCCTGGAAGGCACCGTCGGCATTCCGGCGCAGGTGGGCGGGGCCGTATGGATGAACGCCGGCACCCGGTACGGCGAGATGTTTGACGGCCTGCACACCATTGAGCTGGTGACGCCTGAAGGCACGCGGCAGGTCACGCCAGACGACTTGCCCTGGGGCTACCGCCAGAGCGGGATTCCCCGGAACCATGTGGTCAGCCGCGTGCGCCTGGCCCTGACGGTCAGCACGCCGGACGCTGTGCTGGCCAAGATGGACCACGCCGATCAGGCCCGCAAGGGGCAGCCCAAGATGAAAACGCCGGGCTGCGCTTTCAAGAACCCTGGCGGGGTCAGCGCGGGCCAACTGATTGACGAGGCGGGCCTGAAGGGAACGCGCATCGGCAACGCCCTGATTGCCCCGGAACACGCCAACTTCATTGTCAATCTGGGGGGAGCGACGGCGGCGGACGTTCACGCGCTGCTGGACACTGTCCGGGCGCGCGTGAAGGTGCCCCTGGAACTGGAATACGAGCTGTGGTCAGGGCAGGCTGAGCCTTGA
- a CDS encoding cell division protein FtsQ/DivIB translates to MLVPDLIFPAATPDPEPPARPARRRLRRRWWGLILTLLLVGAALGLWFGLPIRTVTVDGNVRLSPARVQALAGLSPDFGWLYYGAWRARGLLGSPWVQAATVTRTFPDAVHIQLTERTAYARLRRLDGVVVAIAADGTVLPGALNTAKLPLISGWGPDRLPEMLRVLRALSRYNVQSVAYSPTGLTLTVAGKEASSRVWTGDVQALLKYAESISMYPNHKISIYPWGVSVQE, encoded by the coding sequence GTGCTCGTGCCTGACCTGATCTTTCCAGCCGCGACCCCTGACCCGGAGCCTCCAGCCCGACCAGCTCGCCGCCGCCTGCGCCGCCGCTGGTGGGGCCTTATCCTAACCCTGCTTCTGGTGGGAGCCGCGCTGGGGCTCTGGTTTGGGCTGCCCATCCGCACCGTCACTGTTGACGGCAACGTGCGCCTGTCGCCCGCGCGGGTGCAGGCTCTGGCCGGGCTGAGCCCTGACTTCGGCTGGCTGTATTACGGCGCCTGGCGCGCACGTGGCCTGCTGGGCAGCCCCTGGGTCCAGGCGGCCACGGTGACGCGCACCTTTCCCGACGCGGTCCATATCCAGCTGACCGAGCGCACCGCCTACGCCCGCCTGCGCCGCCTAGACGGCGTGGTCGTGGCCATCGCTGCTGACGGCACAGTGCTGCCCGGCGCCCTGAATACGGCGAAGCTCCCGCTGATCAGCGGCTGGGGACCCGACCGCCTGCCCGAAATGCTGCGGGTGCTGCGCGCCCTGTCCCGCTACAATGTGCAGTCGGTTGCTTATTCACCGACAGGCCTGACCCTCACAGTGGCCGGAAAAGAGGCCAGCAGCCGCGTGTGGACAGGCGACGTGCAGGCGTTACTGAAGTATGCTGAGAGCATCAGCATGTATCCAAACCACAAGATTTCGATTTACCCCTGGGGGGTGAGCGTCCAGGAATGA